One genomic region from Amycolatopsis sp. FBCC-B4732 encodes:
- a CDS encoding FAD-binding oxidoreductase → MTVRGSGETSLPPMAECVVIGGGVIGVSCAFRLAEAGVDVLLLERDGLGEGSTAKAAGGIRSSFTSRVNVELGLRGLAAYSAFSRDFGVEIDFRRDGYLYLLTDPADVTAIGHCAELQREYGVRSHLLDPAEAKRVLPLLETDGILAALWSPDDAKATPDAVVQGYARAARACGAELRTGVEVIGIERDGTVLTGVRTSAGFVRTGAVVCAAGAWSGRVGELAGLDLPVRPFRRQVVFTGPVRGLPESLPLTIELPSAFYFHREGAGLAMSVCEDDGVPGFDTHYEAGEWLPRLAEVAGKRIPAVLDADIRAAWAGLYEVTPDRNQIVGESVLLSRFLYATGFSGHGFQMGPAAGELIRDLYLGRPTAVDIAELDVRRFGNADTAPSEHNIV, encoded by the coding sequence ATGACCGTCCGCGGCTCGGGGGAAACGTCCCTGCCACCGATGGCCGAGTGCGTCGTGATCGGCGGCGGTGTGATCGGTGTGAGCTGCGCGTTCCGCTTGGCGGAAGCCGGCGTCGACGTCCTGTTGCTGGAGCGCGACGGGCTCGGCGAGGGTTCTACGGCGAAGGCCGCGGGCGGCATCCGGTCGTCGTTCACCAGCCGCGTGAACGTCGAGCTCGGGCTGCGCGGGCTCGCCGCGTACAGCGCTTTCTCGCGCGACTTCGGCGTCGAGATCGACTTCCGCCGCGACGGCTACCTGTACCTGCTCACCGACCCCGCGGACGTCACCGCAATCGGACATTGCGCGGAGCTGCAGCGGGAGTACGGCGTGCGCAGCCACCTGCTGGACCCCGCGGAAGCGAAGCGCGTGCTCCCGCTGCTCGAGACGGACGGGATCCTCGCCGCGCTCTGGTCTCCGGACGACGCGAAAGCCACGCCGGACGCCGTTGTCCAGGGCTACGCGAGGGCCGCGCGGGCGTGCGGTGCGGAGCTGCGGACCGGCGTCGAGGTGATCGGGATCGAACGGGACGGTACCGTCCTGACCGGCGTCCGCACGAGCGCGGGGTTCGTCCGGACCGGGGCGGTGGTCTGCGCGGCGGGCGCGTGGTCGGGGCGGGTCGGTGAACTCGCCGGTCTGGACCTGCCGGTGCGGCCGTTCCGGCGGCAGGTCGTGTTCACCGGGCCGGTGCGCGGGCTACCGGAATCGCTTCCGCTGACCATCGAACTTCCGTCGGCGTTCTACTTCCACCGCGAAGGTGCAGGTCTGGCGATGTCCGTTTGCGAGGACGACGGCGTCCCCGGGTTCGACACGCACTACGAGGCCGGCGAGTGGCTGCCGCGGCTGGCCGAGGTCGCGGGGAAGCGGATCCCGGCCGTGCTCGACGCGGACATCCGCGCGGCGTGGGCCGGGTTGTACGAAGTGACGCCCGACCGCAACCAGATCGTGGGGGAAAGCGTCCTGCTTTCGCGGTTCCTCTACGCGACCGGTTTCTCCGGGCACGGCTTCCAGATGGGCCCGGCGGCCGGTGAGCTGATCCGGGACCTCTACCTGGGGCGACCGACCGCGGTGGACATCGCGGAGCTGGACGTGCGGCGGTTCGGGAACGCCGATACCGCACCGTCGGAGCACAACATCGTCTAG
- a CDS encoding SDR family NAD(P)-dependent oxidoreductase: MGRLAGKVAVVFGGARGIGLATVKEFLAEGATVYASDIREPAEEIDGYRHSTVDATDEDAVAAFVDGVIAEAGRIDVLFNNVGIHLGKPLVDTTLAEFDDIFALNVRAAFLGTRAVLPHMIAQRAGSIVTTSSNGGVMGRPGDPVYNATKHALVGLTKSIAVAHAHQGIRANTVNPGAIDTDMLRSTLNSPEEFETKQHQLVASTPAARVGEAWEVAKAVVFLASDESRFINGVVLPIDGAKAAGAMPGNRYSLDFDLGVGVVP; this comes from the coding sequence ATGGGTCGGTTGGCCGGCAAGGTGGCGGTCGTCTTCGGCGGCGCGCGGGGCATCGGCCTCGCGACGGTCAAGGAGTTCCTCGCCGAGGGCGCGACCGTGTACGCCTCCGACATCCGCGAGCCCGCGGAGGAGATCGACGGGTACCGGCATTCCACAGTGGACGCCACGGACGAGGACGCCGTGGCCGCGTTCGTCGACGGCGTCATCGCCGAGGCGGGCCGCATCGACGTGCTGTTCAACAACGTCGGCATCCACCTCGGCAAGCCGCTCGTCGACACCACCCTGGCGGAGTTCGACGACATCTTCGCGCTCAACGTCCGCGCCGCTTTCCTCGGCACCCGGGCCGTGCTGCCGCACATGATCGCGCAGCGGGCCGGCAGCATCGTCACGACGTCGTCCAACGGCGGCGTGATGGGCCGCCCCGGCGACCCGGTCTACAACGCCACCAAGCACGCGCTGGTCGGGCTCACGAAGTCGATCGCCGTCGCCCACGCGCACCAGGGCATCCGGGCCAACACGGTGAACCCGGGCGCGATCGACACCGACATGCTGCGCAGCACCCTGAACTCGCCGGAGGAGTTCGAAACCAAGCAGCACCAGCTGGTCGCCAGCACGCCCGCGGCGCGCGTCGGCGAGGCGTGGGAGGTCGCGAAGGCCGTCGTCTTCCTGGCGAGCGACGAATCGAGGTTCATCAACGGCGTCGTCCTGCCGATCGACGGCGCGAAGGCGGCGGGTGCCATGCCGGGCAACCGGTACAGCCTCGACTTCGATCTCGGCGTCGGGGTGGTGCCATGA
- a CDS encoding GntR family transcriptional regulator, which translates to MTVDASGLGSERHLLVRSGTAERVAAILRQYITDGVFAPGERLSEPVISSALGVSRNTLRESFQLLAHERLAVHELNRGVFVRELTTDDIEDLYVVRRATECGALRRAAELSTVDLTGLERALDDGRRAAGAEDWPAVGTASIHFHQALADLAGSERLSATMRQVLAETRLFFVLNENTREFYEPFLDCHERILRDLRRGRFDAAAAALDRYLRDAEARLLELSS; encoded by the coding sequence ATGACCGTCGATGCCTCGGGGCTGGGGAGCGAGCGGCACCTCCTGGTGCGCAGCGGCACCGCCGAACGGGTCGCCGCGATCCTGCGCCAGTACATCACCGACGGCGTCTTCGCCCCCGGCGAACGCCTGTCCGAGCCCGTGATCAGCTCGGCGCTGGGCGTCTCGCGCAACACGCTGCGCGAGTCGTTCCAGCTGCTGGCCCACGAGCGGCTGGCCGTGCACGAGCTGAACCGCGGGGTGTTCGTGCGCGAACTGACCACCGACGACATCGAGGACCTCTACGTCGTCCGCCGCGCCACCGAGTGCGGTGCCCTGCGCCGCGCCGCCGAATTGTCCACTGTGGACTTGACCGGCCTGGAACGCGCACTCGATGACGGGCGCCGGGCCGCCGGAGCCGAGGACTGGCCCGCGGTCGGCACCGCCAGCATCCACTTCCACCAGGCGCTGGCGGACCTGGCGGGCAGCGAGCGGCTGTCCGCGACGATGCGCCAGGTGCTCGCCGAGACGCGGCTGTTCTTCGTGCTCAACGAGAACACGCGGGAGTTCTACGAGCCGTTCCTGGACTGCCACGAGCGGATCCTGCGCGACCTGCGCCGCGGCCGGTTCGACGCCGCCGCGGCCGCGCTCGACCGCTACCTGCGCGACGCCGAAGCCAGGCTGCTGGAACTGAGCTCGTAG
- a CDS encoding hydantoinase B/oxoprolinase family protein: MTVDPILVGLFGNRLHSILAEQQNALVNTAFSAVVRESLDLACAVFDSRGEMIGQSVGGTPGHINAMATGMHHFVAAYPPETLEPGDVLLTNDPWQTAGQINDITVATPVFRDGRLVAWFASCCHAPDIGGRLVSAEAHEVFEEGLRLPILKFLRAGEVNADVERLIRANVRTPEETIGDLYAQVTGNEVGAASLLELLAEFGLGSLDDIAAELMNRSEKALRDALRELPDGVYTNEIATDGFDDEEVVLRVTATVDGDEIHLDFAGSSPQSRRGINVVLNYTRAYASFAVKAAISPEVPHNAGSFRPVHVTAPEGSVLNCLPPAPVASRHLIGHFLPSLLIGALPGAAIAPSADALWMTIWRGPGFMLNVFQTGGMGARVDKDGLSTTGFPSGLRSTPTEVIETMAPLVQFSRELRVDSGGAGRWRGGLGQVTTMGARGGDSWSVNGNVDRVRAAASGVDGAGAGAPGRFGLREGADLPAKSRVTLAPESIVDVILPGGGGYGPPRERPVAAVLADVVEGYVSVTAAREVYGVEVRYLGEPDALVRLPADYAVDEEQTARLRAGK, translated from the coding sequence GTGACCGTCGACCCCATCCTGGTCGGGCTGTTCGGCAACCGCCTGCACTCGATCCTCGCCGAGCAGCAGAACGCGCTCGTCAACACGGCTTTCTCCGCCGTCGTGCGGGAATCGCTCGACCTGGCCTGCGCCGTGTTCGACTCGCGCGGCGAGATGATCGGCCAGTCCGTCGGCGGCACGCCGGGGCACATCAACGCGATGGCGACCGGCATGCACCACTTCGTCGCGGCGTACCCGCCGGAGACCCTCGAACCCGGCGACGTCCTGCTCACCAACGACCCGTGGCAGACCGCCGGGCAGATCAACGACATCACGGTGGCCACGCCGGTGTTCCGCGACGGCCGGCTGGTGGCCTGGTTCGCGTCCTGCTGCCACGCGCCCGACATCGGCGGGCGGCTGGTGTCCGCCGAGGCGCACGAAGTCTTCGAAGAGGGCCTCCGGCTGCCGATCCTGAAGTTCCTGCGCGCGGGCGAGGTCAACGCCGACGTGGAACGGCTGATCCGCGCCAACGTGCGGACGCCGGAGGAGACCATCGGCGACCTGTACGCGCAGGTCACCGGCAACGAGGTCGGCGCGGCCAGCCTGCTGGAGCTGCTGGCCGAGTTCGGCCTCGGCTCCCTCGACGACATCGCCGCCGAGCTCATGAACCGGTCCGAGAAAGCCCTGCGGGACGCGCTGCGGGAACTGCCGGACGGCGTCTACACCAACGAAATCGCCACCGACGGCTTCGACGACGAAGAAGTCGTCCTGCGCGTCACGGCCACTGTGGACGGTGACGAGATCCACCTCGACTTCGCGGGTTCGTCGCCGCAGAGCCGGCGCGGGATCAACGTCGTGCTGAACTACACGCGCGCCTACGCGTCCTTCGCGGTCAAAGCGGCGATCTCGCCGGAAGTGCCGCACAACGCCGGGTCGTTCCGGCCGGTGCACGTCACCGCGCCCGAGGGTTCCGTGCTGAACTGCCTGCCGCCCGCGCCGGTCGCGTCGCGGCACCTCATCGGGCACTTCCTGCCGTCGCTGCTGATCGGCGCGTTGCCCGGGGCCGCGATCGCGCCGAGCGCGGACGCGCTGTGGATGACCATCTGGCGTGGTCCCGGTTTCATGCTCAATGTCTTCCAGACCGGCGGCATGGGCGCCCGGGTGGACAAGGACGGGCTCAGCACCACGGGATTTCCCAGCGGCCTGCGGTCGACGCCGACCGAAGTCATCGAGACGATGGCGCCGCTGGTCCAGTTTTCCCGCGAGCTGCGCGTGGATTCGGGTGGCGCCGGACGGTGGCGCGGAGGACTCGGACAGGTGACCACGATGGGGGCACGGGGCGGGGATTCCTGGAGCGTGAACGGGAACGTCGACCGCGTGCGGGCCGCCGCGTCCGGAGTGGACGGCGCGGGTGCCGGGGCACCCGGACGGTTCGGTTTGCGCGAAGGCGCCGACCTGCCCGCGAAAAGCCGGGTGACACTGGCGCCCGAGTCTATTGTGGACGTCATACTGCCGGGCGGTGGCGGTTACGGGCCGCCGCGCGAACGGCCGGTGGCGGCGGTCCTCGCCGACGTCGTCGAGGGGTACGTCTCGGTGACGGCGGCGCGAGAGGTGTACGGCGTCGAAGTGCGGTACCTCGGCGAACCGGACGCGCTCGTCCGGCTGCCGGCGGACTACGCGGTGGACGAAGAGCAGACAGCACGACTGAGAGCGGGGAAGTGA
- a CDS encoding DUF5937 family protein, translated as MFTLRVDTETVARTRFSPSLAAESLAWPKLTADAGRHPVFGDPGPVARASLAHPDVALLLDLLPRPGEVYPPDLLTPQPGTAARPADLLDEQIARIEATTQDDLEEQVLAYTQFHWNRPLPIAARRVVESGSMPRRLAGGLARFWRDVLCDDWAGLHAVVDRDIAHRAQTIATHGVGAALASLHPAIGWAGDAITLAKPFDGEIDVAGRELVLAPGVLSRPGMSIQVDVPGQVVLCYPAKGIGTGADRPPGRLAPVVGAARAALLADLETARPTADLAARTGYSPGTVSYHLSALHRAGLVSKVRDGRYVLYRRTAQAVVLLEGAVSR; from the coding sequence GTGTTCACGCTGCGGGTCGACACCGAGACGGTGGCCAGGACACGGTTTTCGCCCTCCCTCGCCGCGGAGTCGCTGGCGTGGCCGAAGCTCACCGCCGACGCCGGGCGCCACCCCGTGTTCGGCGATCCCGGCCCGGTCGCCCGCGCGTCGCTCGCCCACCCGGACGTCGCGCTGCTGCTGGACCTGCTGCCGCGCCCCGGCGAGGTCTACCCGCCGGACCTGCTCACCCCGCAGCCGGGCACGGCGGCCCGGCCCGCCGACCTGCTCGACGAGCAGATCGCGCGGATCGAGGCGACCACGCAGGACGACCTCGAAGAACAGGTCCTCGCGTACACGCAGTTCCACTGGAACCGGCCGCTGCCGATCGCGGCCCGCCGGGTCGTGGAGTCGGGGTCGATGCCCCGGCGGCTGGCCGGCGGCCTCGCGCGGTTCTGGCGTGACGTGCTCTGCGACGACTGGGCCGGTCTGCACGCGGTCGTCGACCGGGACATCGCCCACCGCGCGCAGACCATCGCCACGCACGGCGTCGGCGCGGCGCTCGCGTCGCTGCACCCCGCCATCGGCTGGGCCGGCGACGCGATCACCCTCGCCAAGCCGTTCGACGGCGAGATCGACGTCGCCGGCCGCGAGCTGGTCCTCGCCCCCGGCGTGCTCAGCCGGCCCGGAATGAGCATCCAGGTCGACGTTCCCGGCCAGGTCGTGCTCTGCTACCCCGCGAAGGGGATCGGCACGGGCGCGGACCGGCCGCCCGGGCGGCTCGCGCCGGTGGTCGGCGCGGCCCGGGCGGCGCTGCTGGCCGACCTCGAGACCGCGCGGCCGACCGCCGACCTCGCCGCCCGGACCGGGTACAGCCCGGGCACCGTCTCCTACCACTTGAGCGCGCTGCACCGCGCCGGTCTCGTCAGCAAGGTCCGGGACGGCCGGTACGTGCTGTACCGGCGGACCGCGCAGGCCGTCGTCCTCCTGGAGGGCGCGGTCAGCAGGTGA
- a CDS encoding hydantoinase/oxoprolinase family protein, producing MRIGVDIGGTFTDLCALDDSGIVAVGKVLTTHDEPARAVEEGLAALLADAGITALDVEQVVHGTTLVTNALIERTGSRTALLATAGFRDVLEMRREHRYELYDLHLELPAPLVPRHLRFDVPERILADGSVRTALDEAYVVRLGRELHARGVEAVAVCFLHAFTNPVHERRVAELFAEVAPELRVALSADVVPEIREFERASTTVANVYVQDLTERYLRDLERRLRRLGITRAPHIMLSNGGLATVGTAARYPIRILESGPAGGALAAAAVGPADLLAFDMGGTTAKLCLIAGGAPLVTHQFEVDRKYRLLPGSGLPVQVPVTDMIEIGVGGGSIARIDALGLLTVGPGSAGSEPGPVCYGRGGTEPTVTDADLVLGYLDPGYFLGGGMRLDAETARAVLREKIADPLGVSVEEAAWGIHTSVNEDMANAARVHAVERGHDPAKLPMYTFGGAGPVHGAGVARALGAPSVVAPPAAGVLSAAGFLTAPLAFDFVRSARAAVHDLAWEQVDALFAEMEAEGEALLAKSGVADVTHRRIAEMRYAGQGYEIRVPVRGGSWPGTLIGDFTGTYRALYRRTGPEVGIEVLNWRVVSSGPAPDVTLRLAARAAEGDARKGTRKAYFPAAGGFADTAIFDRYQLGPGTRIDGPAIVEERESTVVVPPGAHCVVREDAALEVTV from the coding sequence ATGAGGATCGGCGTCGACATCGGCGGCACGTTCACCGATCTCTGCGCGCTCGACGACTCCGGGATCGTCGCCGTCGGCAAGGTCCTGACCACGCACGACGAGCCCGCGCGCGCCGTCGAAGAAGGTCTGGCCGCGCTGCTCGCGGACGCCGGGATCACCGCTCTCGACGTGGAGCAGGTGGTGCACGGGACGACGCTGGTGACCAACGCGCTGATCGAGCGCACGGGCTCGCGCACCGCGCTGCTCGCCACCGCCGGCTTCCGCGACGTCCTGGAGATGCGCCGCGAGCACCGGTACGAGCTGTACGACCTGCACCTCGAGCTGCCGGCGCCGCTGGTTCCGCGGCACCTGCGGTTCGACGTCCCGGAGCGGATCCTCGCGGACGGATCCGTCCGGACCGCACTCGACGAAGCTTACGTTGTAAGGCTGGGGCGGGAGCTGCACGCGCGCGGGGTCGAAGCCGTCGCGGTCTGCTTCCTGCACGCGTTCACGAACCCCGTGCACGAACGGCGGGTCGCGGAGCTGTTCGCCGAGGTCGCGCCGGAGCTCAGGGTCGCGCTCTCCGCCGACGTCGTCCCCGAGATCCGCGAGTTCGAGCGCGCGTCGACGACCGTCGCGAACGTCTACGTCCAGGACCTCACCGAGCGCTACCTGCGCGACCTCGAACGCCGGTTGCGGCGGCTCGGGATCACGCGCGCGCCGCACATCATGCTGTCCAACGGCGGCCTGGCGACCGTCGGCACCGCGGCCCGGTACCCGATCCGCATCCTGGAGTCCGGGCCGGCGGGCGGGGCGCTCGCGGCGGCCGCGGTCGGGCCGGCCGACCTGCTGGCCTTCGACATGGGCGGCACGACGGCGAAGCTGTGCCTGATCGCGGGCGGCGCGCCGCTGGTCACGCACCAGTTCGAGGTGGACCGCAAGTACCGGCTGCTGCCCGGGTCCGGGCTGCCGGTGCAGGTGCCGGTCACGGACATGATCGAGATCGGCGTCGGCGGCGGGTCGATCGCGCGGATCGACGCGCTGGGACTGCTGACCGTCGGGCCCGGCTCGGCGGGGTCCGAGCCCGGTCCGGTCTGCTACGGCCGCGGCGGCACCGAGCCCACGGTCACCGACGCCGACCTGGTGCTCGGCTACCTCGACCCGGGCTACTTCCTCGGCGGCGGCATGCGCCTGGACGCCGAGACCGCGAGAGCGGTGCTCCGGGAGAAGATCGCCGATCCGCTCGGGGTGAGCGTCGAAGAGGCGGCCTGGGGCATCCACACGAGCGTCAACGAAGACATGGCCAACGCCGCGCGCGTGCACGCCGTCGAGCGCGGGCACGACCCGGCGAAGCTGCCGATGTACACCTTCGGCGGCGCGGGCCCGGTGCACGGCGCCGGGGTCGCGCGGGCGCTCGGGGCGCCGTCGGTCGTCGCGCCGCCCGCCGCGGGCGTGCTCAGCGCGGCCGGGTTCCTCACCGCGCCGCTGGCGTTCGACTTCGTGCGCTCGGCACGCGCCGCCGTGCACGACCTCGCCTGGGAACAGGTCGACGCGCTGTTCGCCGAGATGGAGGCCGAGGGCGAAGCGCTGCTGGCGAAGTCCGGGGTCGCGGACGTGACGCACCGCCGGATCGCCGAGATGCGCTACGCCGGGCAGGGCTACGAGATCCGCGTCCCGGTGCGCGGCGGCAGCTGGCCCGGCACCCTGATCGGCGACTTCACCGGGACCTACCGCGCGCTCTACCGGCGGACCGGGCCCGAGGTCGGCATCGAGGTGCTGAACTGGCGGGTCGTCTCGAGCGGTCCCGCCCCGGACGTCACGCTGCGGCTGGCCGCCCGCGCCGCCGAGGGGGACGCGCGCAAGGGCACCCGCAAGGCGTACTTCCCCGCCGCCGGTGGATTTGCCGACACGGCGATCTTCGACCGGTACCAGCTCGGACCCGGCACGCGGATCGACGGACCGGCCATCGTCGAGGAACGCGAGTCCACGGTGGTCGTCCCGCCCGGCGCGCACTGCGTCGTCCGGGAAGACGCCGCCTTGGAGGTGACGGTGTGA
- a CDS encoding NPCBM/NEW2 domain-containing protein, protein MRRLGVLLLTILGLATAVAAPASAGEPVIAATPPMGISWSRGWNQCPRIDDAKVRAGVDMLVSTGLRDAGYTYVTIAGCWAAKTRAADGRLQPDPAKYPDLPGLIAYVHANGLKFGLYSGTGALTCGSAMPGSRDHEEQDAQTFAAWGVDYLAYDTCGGENGVAAAAKKMGDALKNTGRPILFAMIDTFSNNYRQWEWAPGAGAHTWQLTSDMPEPLPIVMQAIDKQVPLAGHTGPGGWSDPGYLNFSFLDVAPRRTQFSLWALMNAPLIPNESFPLDTIANRDVIAVDQDWSGTPGAKVRDLSDGEVWAKPMSDGSVAVLLLNRGSYARTIPFDLAETGVAAAPAYRVRDLWAGTELTSTGTLRASVPALSSVFFRAWPGQPSTADPLVTLGVQLPEGFLAGQQVDGTVTLTNDGDTPITDASYAITVPAGWQLDGPAQVDVPRVSPGSTVTREITLRPTAAPAAKVLVGASGGYTSALGTRAAAGSAEVPLVTAPPAGTTYLSTRPWLYSENGSGPVERGSVANGRAMSVGGVGYQPNSGVGVHSPSVIRLFLGGACKSFSVQYGVDDVSSPQATVAFRVLGDGRELAATGIVRPGAKPAKLTIPVTGVQQLAIAVDDGGDGSAGEYADWIAPYVTC, encoded by the coding sequence GTGCGAAGACTCGGTGTCCTGCTGCTCACAATCCTCGGTCTGGCCACGGCCGTCGCCGCGCCCGCGTCCGCCGGCGAACCCGTCATCGCCGCGACCCCGCCGATGGGGATTTCGTGGTCCCGCGGCTGGAACCAGTGCCCGCGGATCGACGACGCGAAGGTCCGCGCCGGCGTCGACATGCTGGTCAGCACCGGCCTGCGCGACGCGGGCTACACCTACGTCACCATCGCCGGCTGCTGGGCGGCCAAGACGCGGGCCGCCGACGGCAGGCTGCAACCCGACCCCGCGAAGTACCCGGACCTGCCCGGTCTCATCGCGTACGTGCACGCCAACGGTCTCAAGTTCGGGCTCTACAGCGGTACCGGCGCCCTGACCTGCGGCAGCGCGATGCCCGGCTCGCGCGACCACGAAGAACAGGACGCGCAGACGTTCGCGGCCTGGGGCGTCGACTACCTCGCGTACGACACGTGCGGCGGCGAGAACGGCGTCGCGGCGGCCGCCAAGAAGATGGGTGACGCGCTCAAGAACACCGGACGGCCGATCCTGTTCGCGATGATCGACACGTTCTCGAACAACTATCGCCAGTGGGAGTGGGCGCCCGGCGCCGGCGCGCACACCTGGCAGCTGACCAGCGACATGCCGGAGCCGCTGCCGATCGTGATGCAGGCGATCGACAAGCAGGTCCCGCTGGCCGGGCACACCGGTCCCGGCGGCTGGAGCGATCCCGGCTACCTCAACTTCAGCTTCCTCGACGTCGCGCCGCGGCGGACGCAGTTTTCGTTGTGGGCGCTGATGAACGCGCCGCTCATCCCCAACGAGTCGTTCCCGCTCGACACGATCGCCAACCGGGACGTGATCGCGGTCGACCAGGACTGGTCCGGCACGCCCGGCGCCAAGGTCCGCGACCTGTCCGACGGCGAAGTCTGGGCGAAGCCGATGTCCGACGGCTCGGTCGCGGTGCTGCTGCTCAACCGCGGCTCGTACGCGCGGACGATCCCGTTCGACCTCGCCGAAACCGGCGTCGCGGCGGCGCCCGCCTACCGCGTCCGCGACCTCTGGGCCGGCACCGAACTGACCAGCACCGGCACGCTGCGCGCGTCCGTGCCCGCGCTGAGCAGCGTGTTCTTCCGCGCGTGGCCGGGGCAGCCGTCGACGGCCGATCCGCTGGTGACGCTGGGCGTGCAGCTGCCGGAGGGGTTCCTGGCGGGGCAGCAGGTCGACGGCACGGTCACGCTGACCAACGACGGCGACACCCCGATCACGGACGCGAGCTACGCGATCACCGTGCCCGCCGGGTGGCAGCTGGACGGGCCCGCGCAGGTCGACGTCCCGCGGGTCTCGCCGGGCAGCACGGTCACGCGCGAGATCACGCTGCGGCCGACCGCGGCTCCGGCGGCGAAGGTGCTGGTCGGCGCGAGCGGCGGATACACCAGCGCGCTCGGGACGCGCGCCGCGGCCGGTTCGGCCGAGGTACCGCTGGTGACCGCGCCGCCGGCCGGCACGACGTACCTGTCGACGCGGCCGTGGCTCTACTCGGAGAACGGCTCCGGGCCGGTGGAACGCGGCAGCGTCGCGAACGGGCGGGCGATGTCGGTCGGCGGCGTCGGCTACCAGCCGAACAGCGGGGTGGGCGTGCACTCGCCGTCGGTGATCCGGCTGTTCCTCGGCGGTGCGTGCAAGTCGTTCTCGGTCCAGTACGGCGTCGACGACGTCTCGAGCCCGCAAGCCACCGTCGCGTTCCGGGTCCTCGGCGACGGCCGCGAGCTGGCCGCGACCGGGATCGTCCGGCCGGGCGCGAAGCCGGCGAAGCTGACGATCCCGGTCACCGGGGTGCAGCAGCTGGCCATCGCGGTCGACGACGGCGGCGACGGCTCGGCCGGCGAGTACGCCGACTGGATCGCGCCGTACGTCACCTGCTGA
- a CDS encoding thiamine pyrophosphate-binding protein codes for MAVSGARELVDALEALGTEIVFGLPGVHNLPLWEALSETRIKLVGVRHEQTAGYAADGYARATGKLGVALVTTGPGAANTLGAVGEAMASAAPVLIIATDIPSTLRRPGVVRGVLHETSDQQAMFAPVTKGGFTVRAADQIGTTVHRAARLALQPQSGPVYLGVPTDYLRETVPHRRPPAPHRKPDVDVPDLARAEAMLSDARQPLIWAGGGALRSGAGDAIGALAEKLAAPVITTFAARGLLPLDHPCLAPNPVHTPEVGELWDEADVVLAIGTDFDGLMTQNWRMPKPPRLIAVNVDADDAAKNYEPDLTLVGDARSIVERLLPKQRPGLDDITLRLAGIGRRVRQRIRDEEPQAYDFLSTLDEVLPSDAVLVSDMCVAGYWVGGFHRVRAPRKLAYPMGWGTLGYGFPSSLGAAAAGVGRAICITGDGGFLYGCGDLATLAQEQLPVTVVLVDDGGYGMLRYDQDREGVPHRGVDWDSPDFVGLARSFGVHADRVSGFGRAFRRLLGEFVESDEPNVLVVKAKLKPPLNTSPRWYRT; via the coding sequence GTGGCTGTGAGTGGTGCTCGGGAGCTGGTGGACGCGCTTGAAGCGCTCGGAACGGAGATCGTCTTCGGCCTCCCGGGCGTGCACAACCTGCCGTTGTGGGAGGCGCTGTCCGAGACCCGCATCAAGCTCGTCGGGGTGCGCCACGAACAGACCGCAGGCTACGCCGCCGACGGGTACGCGCGCGCGACCGGGAAGCTCGGCGTCGCGCTCGTGACCACCGGTCCGGGTGCTGCGAACACCCTCGGCGCGGTCGGCGAAGCGATGGCTTCCGCGGCTCCGGTGCTCATCATCGCCACCGACATCCCGTCGACACTGCGGCGTCCCGGCGTCGTCCGCGGCGTGCTGCACGAGACCTCGGACCAGCAGGCGATGTTCGCGCCGGTCACCAAGGGCGGCTTCACCGTGCGGGCCGCCGACCAGATCGGCACCACCGTGCACCGCGCGGCGCGGCTCGCGCTGCAGCCGCAGAGCGGTCCGGTCTACCTCGGCGTGCCGACCGATTACCTGCGCGAGACCGTCCCGCACCGGCGGCCGCCCGCGCCGCACCGCAAACCCGACGTCGACGTCCCGGACCTCGCGCGGGCCGAGGCGATGCTGTCCGACGCGCGGCAGCCGCTGATCTGGGCCGGCGGTGGCGCGCTGCGGTCGGGCGCCGGCGACGCGATCGGGGCGCTCGCGGAGAAGCTCGCCGCGCCCGTGATCACCACCTTCGCCGCGCGCGGGCTGCTGCCGCTGGACCACCCGTGCCTGGCGCCGAACCCCGTGCACACGCCGGAGGTCGGCGAGCTGTGGGACGAGGCCGACGTGGTGCTCGCCATCGGCACCGACTTCGACGGGCTGATGACGCAGAACTGGCGGATGCCGAAGCCGCCCCGGCTGATCGCGGTCAACGTCGACGCCGACGACGCCGCGAAGAACTACGAACCGGACCTGACGCTGGTCGGCGACGCGCGGTCGATCGTCGAGCGGTTGCTGCCGAAGCAGCGGCCGGGGCTCGACGACATCACGCTGCGGCTGGCCGGCATCGGCCGCCGGGTGCGCCAGCGGATCCGGGACGAGGAGCCGCAGGCCTACGACTTCCTGTCCACTTTGGACGAAGTGCTGCCGTCCGACGCCGTGCTGGTGTCGGACATGTGCGTCGCCGGGTACTGGGTCGGCGGCTTCCACCGCGTGCGGGCGCCGCGCAAGCTCGCCTACCCGATGGGCTGGGGGACGCTCGGCTACGGCTTCCCCTCGTCGCTCGGCGCGGCGGCGGCCGGCGTCGGGCGCGCCATCTGCATCACCGGTGACGGCGGGTTCCTCTACGGCTGCGGCGACCTCGCGACGCTCGCGCAAGAGCAGCTGCCGGTCACCGTCGTGCTCGTCGACGACGGCGGTTACGGGATGCTGCGCTACGACCAGGACCGCGAGGGCGTGCCGCACCGCGGGGTCGACTGGGACAGCCCGGACTTCGTCGGTCTCGCGCGGTCCTTCGGCGTGCACGCGGACCGCGTGTCCGGGTTCGGGCGCGCGTTCCGGCGGCTGCTCGGCGAGTTCGTCGAGTCGGACGAGCCGAACGTCCTGGTGGTGAAGGCCAAGCTGAAGCCGCCGCTGAACACGTCTCCGCGGTGGTACCGGACATGA